The following proteins come from a genomic window of Trifolium pratense cultivar HEN17-A07 linkage group LG4, ARS_RC_1.1, whole genome shotgun sequence:
- the LOC123923008 gene encoding uncharacterized protein LOC123923008 — protein sequence MAIWYGLKLCWERGFRKMLCCSDSLLSVNLIKEGVTAHHRLANEICCFRKLLANDWEVILTHTLREGNACADVLAKLGANSDSPLVNVPTPPRDLVKPLWDDAWGVEFIRE from the coding sequence ATGGCGATATGGTACGGTTTGAAGCTGTGTTGGGAACGTGGTTTCCGTAAGATGCTTTGCTGCTCTGATTCATTACTCTCTGTTAATTTAATTAAGGAAGGGGTTACAGCACATCATCGTTTAGCGAATGAGATTTGTTGTTTTCGAAAGCTGCTAGCTAATGATTGGGAGGTGATTCTTACTCATACTCTTCGTGAGGGAAATGCTTGTGCTGATGTGTTGGCTAAGTTAGGTGCTAACTCTGACTCGCCATTGGTGAATGTTCCTACTCCTCCTAGAGATCTGGTTAAGCCACTCTGGGATGATGCTTGGGGTGTAGAGTTTATTAGGGAGTGA